A window from Candidatus Limnocylindria bacterium encodes these proteins:
- a CDS encoding PEP/pyruvate-binding domain-containing protein: MGNKAANLARLAAHFRVPPGFCVDASVYEALGAAMGQDGAERRELHAIVAAGHRSLAQLTGIPEPLVAVRSSAIGEDGAESSFAGQHETILNVRGIEAVTDAVLDCWRSAASDRATAYRRARGIDAPPRIAVLVQQMVPSDVSAIAFGVDPITQDRTVVVIDAAAGLGDRIASGEVTPDRYVVRKADLTFVERHYAGALSDAEARAIAELVVKLEDHNEGAVDVECAIADGELYLLQCRPVTTLNNDFPIEWRDARDAQLHWRRDDAHFNGPVPRLLGDYITNAAHFGMARRAEFFDTPVVARLEGFNGRRYAAAQPRYRREELAVHLRDSTARIRAYTRGLRRIWDEEWLPHLLSTYEWMDGLDLDHAPLARIADACDELWPRVNEIWRIHMLTVGPTYVLMDEFAETYARLIGGSAIDAFRMTQGLAHSLQRLERDVHRLTELARSAPAVAEGLSSGTITSLDELRAVRGGTQLADAIGPFLKSYGNFGHAGEDMRADAWADDPSLLLAEIGRRLATPAQDPDERQARLIAEGDAIAQRARETLRGRPEDLAVFEEVLAVARAVGPLSEEHNYWLDRQMQSNIGRMFRVIGRRLADASRLERPEDVFHFELAELIAALRDGRDLRDLEPERRAEFARWSRMRAPATIGAPAPPLGATGATNADLIHRARQDDDALIKGVSASGGRHRGAAKLVWGTEDFKKMKPGDVLVCRSSNVSWIPLFTIAGAVVTEVGGALSHAAVVAREFGVPAVVGVGVAFERLRDGMIVEVDGDRGIVRPIATRSVTE, from the coding sequence GTGGGTAACAAGGCGGCGAACCTCGCCCGCCTCGCCGCCCACTTCCGGGTGCCGCCGGGTTTCTGCGTCGATGCATCGGTCTACGAGGCTCTCGGCGCTGCGATGGGCCAGGACGGGGCGGAACGTCGCGAGCTGCACGCGATCGTCGCCGCCGGGCACCGCTCGCTCGCGCAGCTGACCGGGATCCCGGAGCCGCTCGTCGCGGTGCGCTCGTCGGCGATCGGCGAGGACGGCGCGGAGTCGTCGTTCGCCGGCCAGCACGAGACGATCCTGAATGTGCGCGGTATCGAAGCGGTCACCGATGCGGTGCTCGATTGCTGGCGTTCGGCGGCGAGCGATCGAGCGACGGCCTATCGGAGGGCGCGCGGCATCGACGCCCCGCCGCGGATCGCGGTGCTGGTCCAACAGATGGTCCCGTCCGATGTCTCGGCGATCGCGTTCGGCGTCGATCCGATCACACAGGATCGGACTGTCGTCGTGATCGACGCCGCAGCTGGACTGGGTGACCGCATCGCGTCGGGCGAGGTGACGCCGGACCGCTACGTCGTACGCAAGGCGGACCTCACGTTCGTCGAGCGCCACTATGCCGGCGCGCTCAGCGACGCCGAGGCACGCGCCATCGCGGAGCTCGTCGTGAAGCTCGAGGACCACAACGAGGGCGCCGTCGACGTGGAATGCGCTATCGCGGACGGCGAGCTGTATCTGCTTCAGTGCCGTCCGGTCACGACGCTGAACAACGACTTCCCGATCGAGTGGCGCGACGCGCGTGACGCTCAGCTGCACTGGCGACGCGATGATGCGCACTTCAACGGGCCCGTCCCGCGTCTGCTCGGCGACTACATCACGAACGCCGCGCACTTCGGAATGGCTAGGCGCGCTGAGTTCTTCGATACCCCGGTGGTCGCGCGGCTCGAGGGCTTCAACGGCCGCAGGTACGCCGCAGCCCAGCCGCGGTACCGGCGCGAGGAGCTCGCGGTCCATTTGCGAGATTCCACCGCGCGCATCCGCGCGTACACCCGCGGCCTCCGCCGCATCTGGGACGAGGAATGGCTCCCGCATCTTCTGTCGACGTACGAGTGGATGGACGGACTCGATCTCGACCACGCGCCTCTTGCCCGGATTGCGGACGCCTGCGATGAGCTATGGCCGCGCGTGAATGAGATCTGGCGGATCCACATGCTCACCGTTGGGCCGACGTACGTTCTGATGGACGAGTTCGCGGAGACCTATGCGCGACTGATCGGCGGCAGCGCGATCGACGCGTTCCGGATGACGCAGGGTCTCGCGCACAGCCTGCAGCGACTGGAACGCGACGTTCATCGCCTCACCGAGCTCGCGCGATCGGCGCCGGCGGTGGCCGAAGGGCTGAGCTCTGGAACGATCACCTCACTCGATGAGCTGCGAGCGGTGCGCGGTGGCACGCAGCTCGCCGATGCGATCGGCCCGTTCCTCAAGAGCTACGGCAACTTCGGCCACGCGGGTGAGGACATGCGTGCCGACGCATGGGCGGACGACCCTTCATTGCTCCTCGCGGAGATCGGCCGACGGCTCGCCACACCGGCGCAAGACCCAGACGAGCGCCAGGCGCGGCTCATCGCCGAGGGCGACGCGATCGCCCAGCGCGCTCGGGAGACGCTGCGCGGCCGCCCCGAGGACCTTGCCGTGTTCGAAGAAGTGCTCGCCGTCGCGCGCGCCGTCGGGCCACTGAGCGAGGAGCACAACTACTGGCTCGACCGCCAGATGCAATCGAACATCGGCCGCATGTTCCGCGTCATCGGCCGTCGGCTCGCAGATGCGAGTCGGCTCGAACGCCCCGAGGACGTGTTCCACTTTGAGCTGGCCGAGCTCATCGCCGCGCTACGCGACGGCCGCGACCTGCGTGACCTCGAGCCCGAGCGCCGGGCGGAGTTCGCTCGCTGGTCACGGATGCGTGCGCCGGCCACGATCGGCGCGCCAGCGCCGCCGCTCGGCGCTACTGGCGCCACGAACGCCGACCTCATCCATCGCGCTCGGCAGGACGACGACGCTCTCATCAAGGGCGTGTCGGCATCGGGTGGGAGGCATCGCGGCGCGGCGAAGCTCGTCTGGGGCACCGAGGACTTCAAGAAGATGAAGCCCGGCGACGTGCTCGTGTGCCGATCATCGAACGTGAGCTGGATACCGCTCTTCACGATCGCCGGCGCCGTCGTCACGGAGGTCGGCGGCGCACTCTCGCACGCGGCGGTGGTCGCGCGCGAGTTCGGCGTCCCGGCCGTGGTGGGCGTGGGCGTCGCGTTCGAGCGACTGCGCGACGGGATGATCGTCGAAGTCGATGGCGACCGCGGGATCGTGCGTCCCATCGCGACGAGGAGCGTGACGGAATAG